In Equus caballus isolate H_3958 breed thoroughbred chromosome 7, TB-T2T, whole genome shotgun sequence, one DNA window encodes the following:
- the PODNL1 gene encoding podocan-like protein 1 isoform X1 codes for MRLSLLLLLLLPGPPPALGMEDAAFPHPGESSQPPPRACPLRCSCPRDDTVDCDGLDLQVFPDNITRAAQHLSLQNNQLQELPYNELSRLSGLRTLNLHNNLISSEGLPDEAFESLTQLQHISVAQNKLSVAPQFLPRSLRVADLAANQMTEIFPLTFGEKPALRAVYLHNNQLGNTGLPPDAFRGSAAVATLSLSSNRLRYVPPSLPPALERLHLQNNLISKVPRGALSRQTHLRELHLQHNQLTDSGLDATTFSKLHCLEYLDLSHNQLAAVPAGLPHTLAVLHLGRNRIRQVEAARLRGARGLRYLLLQHNPLGAAGLPAGALRPLRDLHTLHLYGNGLDRVPPALPRRLRALVLPHNRVAMLGARDLAATPGLTELNLAYNRLASAHVHPRAFRRLRALRSLDLAGNQLTRLPAGLPAGLHTLRLQRNQLRALEPEPLAGLDQLRDLSLAHNQLRVGDIGPGTWHELQALQVRGGLVLDLSHNQLSFMPPDLPEALEELHLQGNRISYVGPEAFLSTPRLRALFLRANRLHVTSIAPEAFLGLPHLRVVDTAGNPEQVLVRLPPTAPRRPRAEGP; via the exons aTG CGGCTGagcctgctgctgctcctgctgctgcccggcCCCCCACCCGCCTTGGGCATGGAGGACGCTGCCTTCCCCCACCCTGGGGAGAGCTCGCAGCCCCCGCCTCGGGCCTGCCCGCTGCGCTGCTCCTGCCCCCGGGACGACACAGTGGACTGCGACGGCCTGGACCTGCAGGTGTTCCCGGACAACATCACCAGGGCGGCCCAGCACCTCTCCCTGCAG AACAACCAGCTCCAGGAGCTCCCCTACAACGAGCTGTCGCGCCTCAGCGGCCTGCGGACCCTCAACCTCCACAACAACCTCATCTCCTCCGAGG GCCTGCCCGACGAGGCCTTCGAGTCGCTCACGCAGCTGCAGCACATCTCCGTGGCCCAGAACAAG CTCTCGGTGGCCCCACAGTTCCTGCCTCGCTCCCTCCGGGTCGCAGACCTGGCCGCCAACCAAATGACGGAGATCTTCCCTCTCACCTTCGGGGAGAAGCCGGCGCTCAG GGCCGTGTACCTCCACAACAACCAGCTGGGCAACACCGGCCTGCCCCCCGACGCCTTCCGCGGCTCCGCGGCCGTCGCCACTCTCAGCCTCTCCAGCAACCGGCTCCGCTACGTGCCGCCCAGCCTGCCGCCCGCGCTGGAGCGCCTCCACCTGCAG AACAACCTCATCTCCAAGGTGCCCCGAGGGGCCCTGAGCCGCCAGACCCACCTTCGTGAGCTCCACCTCCAGCACAACCAGCTGACAGACAGCGGCCTGGACGCCACCACCTTCAG CAAGCTGCACTGTCTCGAGTACCTGGACCTGTCCCACAACCAGCTGGCCGCGGTGCCCGCCGGCCTGCCCCACACCTTGGCAGTGCTGCACCTGGGCCGCAACCGCATCCGGCAGGTGGAGGCAGCGCGGCTGCGCGGGGCACGGGGCCTGCGCTACCTGCTGCTGCAGCACAACCCGCTGGGGGCGGCCGGGCTGCCTGCCGGGGCGCTGCGGCCGCTGCGGGACCTCCACACGCTGCACCTCTACGGCAACGGGCTGGACCGCGTGCCGCCTGCGCTGCCCCGCCGCCTGCGGGCCCTGGTGCTGCCCCACAACCGCGTGGCCATGCTGGGAGCCCGTGACCTGGCCGCCACGCCGGGCCTCACCGAGCTCAACCTGGCCTACAACCGCCTGGCTAGTGCCCACGTGCACCCCCGGGCCTTCCGGCGGCTGCGTGCCCTGCGCAGCCTCGACCTGGCCGGCAACCAGCTGACGCGGCTACCCGCCGGCCTGCCCGCCGGCCTGCACACCCTGCGGCTGCAGCGGAACCAGCTGCGGGCCCTCGAGCCCGAGCCGCTGGCGGGCCTGGACCAGCTGCGGGACCTCAGCCTGGCACACAACCAGCTCCGAGTGGGCGACATTGGGCCCGGCACCTGGCATGAACTGCAGGCCCTCCAGGTCAGGGGTGGGCTG GTGCTGGACCTGAGTCACAACCAGCTGTCCTTCATGCCCCCTGACCTGCCTGAGGCCCTGGAGGAGCTGCACCTGCAGGGCAACCGCATCAGCTATGTGGGCCCCGAGGCCTTCCTCAGCACGCCCCGCCTGCGTGCCCTCTTCCTCAG GGCCAACAGGCTTCACGTGACCAGCATCGCACCCGAGGCCTTCCTGGGCCTCCCGCACCTGCGTGttgtggacacagcaggtaaccCTGAGCAAGTCCTGGTCCGGCTGCCACCTACAGCCCCACGTCGGCCACGGGCAGAGGGCCCCTGA
- the PODNL1 gene encoding podocan-like protein 1 isoform X2, giving the protein MRLSLLLLLLLPGPPPALGMEDAAFPHPGESSQPPPRACPLRCSCPRDDTVDCDGLDLQVFPDNITRAAQHLSLQNNQLQELPYNELSRLSGLRTLNLHNNLISSEGLPDEAFESLTQLQHISVAQNKLSVAPQFLPRSLRVADLAANQMTEIFPLTFGEKPALRAVYLHNNQLGNTGLPPDAFRGSAAVATLSLSSNRLRYVPPSLPPALERLHLQNNLISKVPRGALSRQTHLRELHLQHNQLTDSGLDATTFSKLHCLEYLDLSHNQLAAVPAGLPHTLAVLHLGRNRIRQVEAARLRGARGLRYLLLQHNPLGAAGLPAGALRPLRDLHTLHLYGNGLDRVPPALPRRLRALVLPHNRVAMLGARDLAATPGLTELNLAYNRLASAHVHPRAFRRLRALRSLDLAGNQLTRLPAGLPAGLHTLRLQRNQLRALEPEPLAGLDQLRDLSLAHNQLRVGDIGPGTWHELQALQVLDLSHNQLSFMPPDLPEALEELHLQGNRISYVGPEAFLSTPRLRALFLRANRLHVTSIAPEAFLGLPHLRVVDTAGNPEQVLVRLPPTAPRRPRAEGP; this is encoded by the exons aTG CGGCTGagcctgctgctgctcctgctgctgcccggcCCCCCACCCGCCTTGGGCATGGAGGACGCTGCCTTCCCCCACCCTGGGGAGAGCTCGCAGCCCCCGCCTCGGGCCTGCCCGCTGCGCTGCTCCTGCCCCCGGGACGACACAGTGGACTGCGACGGCCTGGACCTGCAGGTGTTCCCGGACAACATCACCAGGGCGGCCCAGCACCTCTCCCTGCAG AACAACCAGCTCCAGGAGCTCCCCTACAACGAGCTGTCGCGCCTCAGCGGCCTGCGGACCCTCAACCTCCACAACAACCTCATCTCCTCCGAGG GCCTGCCCGACGAGGCCTTCGAGTCGCTCACGCAGCTGCAGCACATCTCCGTGGCCCAGAACAAG CTCTCGGTGGCCCCACAGTTCCTGCCTCGCTCCCTCCGGGTCGCAGACCTGGCCGCCAACCAAATGACGGAGATCTTCCCTCTCACCTTCGGGGAGAAGCCGGCGCTCAG GGCCGTGTACCTCCACAACAACCAGCTGGGCAACACCGGCCTGCCCCCCGACGCCTTCCGCGGCTCCGCGGCCGTCGCCACTCTCAGCCTCTCCAGCAACCGGCTCCGCTACGTGCCGCCCAGCCTGCCGCCCGCGCTGGAGCGCCTCCACCTGCAG AACAACCTCATCTCCAAGGTGCCCCGAGGGGCCCTGAGCCGCCAGACCCACCTTCGTGAGCTCCACCTCCAGCACAACCAGCTGACAGACAGCGGCCTGGACGCCACCACCTTCAG CAAGCTGCACTGTCTCGAGTACCTGGACCTGTCCCACAACCAGCTGGCCGCGGTGCCCGCCGGCCTGCCCCACACCTTGGCAGTGCTGCACCTGGGCCGCAACCGCATCCGGCAGGTGGAGGCAGCGCGGCTGCGCGGGGCACGGGGCCTGCGCTACCTGCTGCTGCAGCACAACCCGCTGGGGGCGGCCGGGCTGCCTGCCGGGGCGCTGCGGCCGCTGCGGGACCTCCACACGCTGCACCTCTACGGCAACGGGCTGGACCGCGTGCCGCCTGCGCTGCCCCGCCGCCTGCGGGCCCTGGTGCTGCCCCACAACCGCGTGGCCATGCTGGGAGCCCGTGACCTGGCCGCCACGCCGGGCCTCACCGAGCTCAACCTGGCCTACAACCGCCTGGCTAGTGCCCACGTGCACCCCCGGGCCTTCCGGCGGCTGCGTGCCCTGCGCAGCCTCGACCTGGCCGGCAACCAGCTGACGCGGCTACCCGCCGGCCTGCCCGCCGGCCTGCACACCCTGCGGCTGCAGCGGAACCAGCTGCGGGCCCTCGAGCCCGAGCCGCTGGCGGGCCTGGACCAGCTGCGGGACCTCAGCCTGGCACACAACCAGCTCCGAGTGGGCGACATTGGGCCCGGCACCTGGCATGAACTGCAGGCCCTCCAG GTGCTGGACCTGAGTCACAACCAGCTGTCCTTCATGCCCCCTGACCTGCCTGAGGCCCTGGAGGAGCTGCACCTGCAGGGCAACCGCATCAGCTATGTGGGCCCCGAGGCCTTCCTCAGCACGCCCCGCCTGCGTGCCCTCTTCCTCAG GGCCAACAGGCTTCACGTGACCAGCATCGCACCCGAGGCCTTCCTGGGCCTCCCGCACCTGCGTGttgtggacacagcaggtaaccCTGAGCAAGTCCTGGTCCGGCTGCCACCTACAGCCCCACGTCGGCCACGGGCAGAGGGCCCCTGA
- the PODNL1 gene encoding podocan-like protein 1 isoform X3, with protein MRLSLLLLLLLPGPPPALGMEDAAFPHPGESSQPPPRACPLRCSCPRDDTVDCDGLDLQVFPDNITRAAQHLSLQNNQLQELPYNELSRLSGLRTLNLHNNLISSEGLPDEAFESLTQLQHISVAQNKFLPRSLRVADLAANQMTEIFPLTFGEKPALRAVYLHNNQLGNTGLPPDAFRGSAAVATLSLSSNRLRYVPPSLPPALERLHLQNNLISKVPRGALSRQTHLRELHLQHNQLTDSGLDATTFSKLHCLEYLDLSHNQLAAVPAGLPHTLAVLHLGRNRIRQVEAARLRGARGLRYLLLQHNPLGAAGLPAGALRPLRDLHTLHLYGNGLDRVPPALPRRLRALVLPHNRVAMLGARDLAATPGLTELNLAYNRLASAHVHPRAFRRLRALRSLDLAGNQLTRLPAGLPAGLHTLRLQRNQLRALEPEPLAGLDQLRDLSLAHNQLRVGDIGPGTWHELQALQVRGGLVLDLSHNQLSFMPPDLPEALEELHLQGNRISYVGPEAFLSTPRLRALFLRANRLHVTSIAPEAFLGLPHLRVVDTAGNPEQVLVRLPPTAPRRPRAEGP; from the exons aTG CGGCTGagcctgctgctgctcctgctgctgcccggcCCCCCACCCGCCTTGGGCATGGAGGACGCTGCCTTCCCCCACCCTGGGGAGAGCTCGCAGCCCCCGCCTCGGGCCTGCCCGCTGCGCTGCTCCTGCCCCCGGGACGACACAGTGGACTGCGACGGCCTGGACCTGCAGGTGTTCCCGGACAACATCACCAGGGCGGCCCAGCACCTCTCCCTGCAG AACAACCAGCTCCAGGAGCTCCCCTACAACGAGCTGTCGCGCCTCAGCGGCCTGCGGACCCTCAACCTCCACAACAACCTCATCTCCTCCGAGG GCCTGCCCGACGAGGCCTTCGAGTCGCTCACGCAGCTGCAGCACATCTCCGTGGCCCAGAACAAG TTCCTGCCTCGCTCCCTCCGGGTCGCAGACCTGGCCGCCAACCAAATGACGGAGATCTTCCCTCTCACCTTCGGGGAGAAGCCGGCGCTCAG GGCCGTGTACCTCCACAACAACCAGCTGGGCAACACCGGCCTGCCCCCCGACGCCTTCCGCGGCTCCGCGGCCGTCGCCACTCTCAGCCTCTCCAGCAACCGGCTCCGCTACGTGCCGCCCAGCCTGCCGCCCGCGCTGGAGCGCCTCCACCTGCAG AACAACCTCATCTCCAAGGTGCCCCGAGGGGCCCTGAGCCGCCAGACCCACCTTCGTGAGCTCCACCTCCAGCACAACCAGCTGACAGACAGCGGCCTGGACGCCACCACCTTCAG CAAGCTGCACTGTCTCGAGTACCTGGACCTGTCCCACAACCAGCTGGCCGCGGTGCCCGCCGGCCTGCCCCACACCTTGGCAGTGCTGCACCTGGGCCGCAACCGCATCCGGCAGGTGGAGGCAGCGCGGCTGCGCGGGGCACGGGGCCTGCGCTACCTGCTGCTGCAGCACAACCCGCTGGGGGCGGCCGGGCTGCCTGCCGGGGCGCTGCGGCCGCTGCGGGACCTCCACACGCTGCACCTCTACGGCAACGGGCTGGACCGCGTGCCGCCTGCGCTGCCCCGCCGCCTGCGGGCCCTGGTGCTGCCCCACAACCGCGTGGCCATGCTGGGAGCCCGTGACCTGGCCGCCACGCCGGGCCTCACCGAGCTCAACCTGGCCTACAACCGCCTGGCTAGTGCCCACGTGCACCCCCGGGCCTTCCGGCGGCTGCGTGCCCTGCGCAGCCTCGACCTGGCCGGCAACCAGCTGACGCGGCTACCCGCCGGCCTGCCCGCCGGCCTGCACACCCTGCGGCTGCAGCGGAACCAGCTGCGGGCCCTCGAGCCCGAGCCGCTGGCGGGCCTGGACCAGCTGCGGGACCTCAGCCTGGCACACAACCAGCTCCGAGTGGGCGACATTGGGCCCGGCACCTGGCATGAACTGCAGGCCCTCCAGGTCAGGGGTGGGCTG GTGCTGGACCTGAGTCACAACCAGCTGTCCTTCATGCCCCCTGACCTGCCTGAGGCCCTGGAGGAGCTGCACCTGCAGGGCAACCGCATCAGCTATGTGGGCCCCGAGGCCTTCCTCAGCACGCCCCGCCTGCGTGCCCTCTTCCTCAG GGCCAACAGGCTTCACGTGACCAGCATCGCACCCGAGGCCTTCCTGGGCCTCCCGCACCTGCGTGttgtggacacagcaggtaaccCTGAGCAAGTCCTGGTCCGGCTGCCACCTACAGCCCCACGTCGGCCACGGGCAGAGGGCCCCTGA
- the PODNL1 gene encoding podocan-like protein 1 isoform X4: MRLSLLLLLLLPGPPPALGMEDAAFPHPGESSQPPPRACPLRCSCPRDDTVDCDGLDLQVFPDNITRAAQHLSLQNNQLQELPYNELSRLSGLRTLNLHNNLISSEGLPDEAFESLTQLQHISVAQNKFLPRSLRVADLAANQMTEIFPLTFGEKPALRAVYLHNNQLGNTGLPPDAFRGSAAVATLSLSSNRLRYVPPSLPPALERLHLQNNLISKVPRGALSRQTHLRELHLQHNQLTDSGLDATTFSKLHCLEYLDLSHNQLAAVPAGLPHTLAVLHLGRNRIRQVEAARLRGARGLRYLLLQHNPLGAAGLPAGALRPLRDLHTLHLYGNGLDRVPPALPRRLRALVLPHNRVAMLGARDLAATPGLTELNLAYNRLASAHVHPRAFRRLRALRSLDLAGNQLTRLPAGLPAGLHTLRLQRNQLRALEPEPLAGLDQLRDLSLAHNQLRVGDIGPGTWHELQALQVLDLSHNQLSFMPPDLPEALEELHLQGNRISYVGPEAFLSTPRLRALFLRANRLHVTSIAPEAFLGLPHLRVVDTAGNPEQVLVRLPPTAPRRPRAEGP, from the exons aTG CGGCTGagcctgctgctgctcctgctgctgcccggcCCCCCACCCGCCTTGGGCATGGAGGACGCTGCCTTCCCCCACCCTGGGGAGAGCTCGCAGCCCCCGCCTCGGGCCTGCCCGCTGCGCTGCTCCTGCCCCCGGGACGACACAGTGGACTGCGACGGCCTGGACCTGCAGGTGTTCCCGGACAACATCACCAGGGCGGCCCAGCACCTCTCCCTGCAG AACAACCAGCTCCAGGAGCTCCCCTACAACGAGCTGTCGCGCCTCAGCGGCCTGCGGACCCTCAACCTCCACAACAACCTCATCTCCTCCGAGG GCCTGCCCGACGAGGCCTTCGAGTCGCTCACGCAGCTGCAGCACATCTCCGTGGCCCAGAACAAG TTCCTGCCTCGCTCCCTCCGGGTCGCAGACCTGGCCGCCAACCAAATGACGGAGATCTTCCCTCTCACCTTCGGGGAGAAGCCGGCGCTCAG GGCCGTGTACCTCCACAACAACCAGCTGGGCAACACCGGCCTGCCCCCCGACGCCTTCCGCGGCTCCGCGGCCGTCGCCACTCTCAGCCTCTCCAGCAACCGGCTCCGCTACGTGCCGCCCAGCCTGCCGCCCGCGCTGGAGCGCCTCCACCTGCAG AACAACCTCATCTCCAAGGTGCCCCGAGGGGCCCTGAGCCGCCAGACCCACCTTCGTGAGCTCCACCTCCAGCACAACCAGCTGACAGACAGCGGCCTGGACGCCACCACCTTCAG CAAGCTGCACTGTCTCGAGTACCTGGACCTGTCCCACAACCAGCTGGCCGCGGTGCCCGCCGGCCTGCCCCACACCTTGGCAGTGCTGCACCTGGGCCGCAACCGCATCCGGCAGGTGGAGGCAGCGCGGCTGCGCGGGGCACGGGGCCTGCGCTACCTGCTGCTGCAGCACAACCCGCTGGGGGCGGCCGGGCTGCCTGCCGGGGCGCTGCGGCCGCTGCGGGACCTCCACACGCTGCACCTCTACGGCAACGGGCTGGACCGCGTGCCGCCTGCGCTGCCCCGCCGCCTGCGGGCCCTGGTGCTGCCCCACAACCGCGTGGCCATGCTGGGAGCCCGTGACCTGGCCGCCACGCCGGGCCTCACCGAGCTCAACCTGGCCTACAACCGCCTGGCTAGTGCCCACGTGCACCCCCGGGCCTTCCGGCGGCTGCGTGCCCTGCGCAGCCTCGACCTGGCCGGCAACCAGCTGACGCGGCTACCCGCCGGCCTGCCCGCCGGCCTGCACACCCTGCGGCTGCAGCGGAACCAGCTGCGGGCCCTCGAGCCCGAGCCGCTGGCGGGCCTGGACCAGCTGCGGGACCTCAGCCTGGCACACAACCAGCTCCGAGTGGGCGACATTGGGCCCGGCACCTGGCATGAACTGCAGGCCCTCCAG GTGCTGGACCTGAGTCACAACCAGCTGTCCTTCATGCCCCCTGACCTGCCTGAGGCCCTGGAGGAGCTGCACCTGCAGGGCAACCGCATCAGCTATGTGGGCCCCGAGGCCTTCCTCAGCACGCCCCGCCTGCGTGCCCTCTTCCTCAG GGCCAACAGGCTTCACGTGACCAGCATCGCACCCGAGGCCTTCCTGGGCCTCCCGCACCTGCGTGttgtggacacagcaggtaaccCTGAGCAAGTCCTGGTCCGGCTGCCACCTACAGCCCCACGTCGGCCACGGGCAGAGGGCCCCTGA